From Streptomyces zhihengii, the proteins below share one genomic window:
- a CDS encoding Dabb family protein, translating to MIRHLVLFKLGEGVERDDPRVVAGAQAFRDLDGTVPELEFWECAWNITDRPIAYDFAINSAVADTDALKRYIEHPAHQAAAALWREFATWVIADYEF from the coding sequence GTGATCCGCCATCTGGTCCTCTTCAAGCTCGGCGAAGGCGTCGAGCGCGACGATCCGCGCGTGGTCGCCGGCGCGCAGGCCTTCCGGGACCTCGACGGCACCGTGCCCGAGCTGGAGTTCTGGGAGTGCGCCTGGAACATCACCGACCGGCCGATCGCCTACGACTTCGCCATCAACTCCGCGGTGGCCGACACCGACGCCCTCAAGCGGTACATCGAGCACCCGGCGCACCAGGCGGCCGCGGCGCTGTGGCGCGAGTTCGCCACGTGGGTGATCGCCGACTACGAGTTCTGA